A single uncultured Fretibacterium sp. DNA region contains:
- a CDS encoding V-type ATP synthase subunit D, with the protein MSRQTAATRSDMARIQAALKLARRGHDLLEQKRRILMAELAGRIKEVREVQSGMRDIFAGAYSGLRMANIAMGIENVERVAGIVPEEDRFVIRLRSIMGMDIPEVDPLASVCSPVYSLGGMSGTSSVLDNAYVQARSLVPLIARLAEVETSVYRLAVQIRRTVRRVNALEKVFIPRCEAQVRSIAAALEENEREDMTRIKLSSGREV; encoded by the coding sequence ATGTCCAGGCAGACTGCGGCGACGCGCAGCGATATGGCCCGCATCCAGGCCGCGCTCAAGCTGGCGCGGCGCGGGCACGATCTCCTGGAACAGAAGCGAAGGATCCTCATGGCCGAGCTCGCGGGCAGGATCAAGGAGGTTCGGGAGGTGCAGAGCGGGATGCGCGATATCTTCGCCGGAGCCTACTCGGGGCTCCGAATGGCGAATATCGCCATGGGGATCGAGAACGTGGAGAGGGTCGCGGGCATCGTTCCGGAGGAGGATCGGTTCGTGATCCGCCTGCGCTCCATCATGGGGATGGACATTCCCGAGGTGGATCCCCTGGCGTCCGTCTGCAGCCCCGTCTATTCCCTGGGGGGAATGTCGGGGACCTCCTCCGTCCTGGACAACGCGTATGTCCAGGCTCGTTCCCTGGTCCCGCTCATCGCGCGGCTGGCGGAGGTGGAGACCAGTGTCTACCGGCTGGCCGTTCAGATACGCAGGACGGTGCGGCGGGTCAACGCGCTGGAGAAGGTGTTCATCCCCCGCTGCGAGGCCCAGGTCCGCTCCATTGCGGCGGCCCTGGAGGAGAACGAGCGCGAGGACATGACGCGCATAAAGCTCTCCTCGGGGCGTGAGGTGTAG
- a CDS encoding ATPase — protein MVLTLTEVLGVLLRAEDESGKRRDSAKREAEEVMRRAQERFARDREARLKAARSDALAQIESARKSAEMEALHIAEMGRRGRERMRENYDRKAPALIAGMAEDIAARYASRGD, from the coding sequence ATGGTTTTGACGTTGACGGAGGTCCTGGGCGTGCTTTTGAGGGCCGAGGACGAGTCGGGGAAGCGGCGGGACTCGGCGAAACGCGAGGCGGAGGAGGTCATGCGGCGCGCTCAGGAGCGGTTCGCCCGCGACCGGGAGGCGCGTCTGAAGGCCGCGCGCAGCGACGCCCTGGCCCAGATCGAGTCCGCGCGGAAGTCCGCGGAGATGGAGGCGCTGCACATCGCCGAGATGGGGCGAAGGGGGCGCGAGAGGATGCGCGAAAACTACGACCGCAAGGCGCCTGCCCTGATAGCCGGGATGGCGGAGGACATCGCCGCCCGGTACGCCTCCCGCGGAGACTGA
- a CDS encoding V-type ATPase subunit, translating to MILGGGGRIALSAKARVRRSELLSSKDFRALLEQPSVSAVAVSLDATPYGKVLEGLSLNDVRRTELEFRLGTSVLREALTFRSYMGAGYRRLLDLWLQVYDIEFLKDHFRRSFGSDPTAAQEEERMFGLFPDFRSPLLDRNALLAAQTPGAMLASIRDERLRVALEETFPVKDDGTEVSGEDACRVSFALGMVLDRYYLDSLYGAVLPVGGVEGRLLAWLAGVRVDLVNLYWIYRCRRFFGLSPEQALATVTRSRYRADFGLLSRAAFSELSAWDDVLEGTPYAGIFRSDEADPSLREAEVELHLCRALRRVAGDVFRSGAPGWHNVGAYLMLKGFEVRDLITVIEAVRYDYDRRRVGRLLILNDLAGGEGGGR from the coding sequence ATGATTCTCGGCGGAGGAGGCCGCATCGCCCTGTCCGCGAAAGCGCGGGTGCGCCGGTCCGAATTGCTGTCGTCAAAGGATTTCCGAGCCCTCCTGGAACAGCCGTCCGTCTCCGCCGTCGCGGTGTCCCTCGACGCGACCCCCTATGGGAAGGTACTGGAAGGCCTGTCCCTGAACGACGTCCGCCGGACGGAGCTCGAGTTCCGCCTCGGGACCTCCGTGTTGCGCGAGGCCCTGACGTTCCGCTCCTACATGGGGGCGGGCTATCGGCGCCTCCTGGACCTGTGGCTCCAGGTCTACGATATCGAGTTCCTCAAGGACCATTTTCGCCGGAGCTTCGGCTCCGACCCCACGGCCGCTCAGGAGGAGGAACGGATGTTCGGATTGTTCCCGGACTTCCGGTCGCCCCTCCTGGACCGGAACGCGCTTCTGGCGGCGCAGACGCCGGGGGCCATGCTGGCATCTATTCGGGATGAGCGCCTGCGTGTGGCGCTGGAGGAGACGTTCCCCGTCAAAGACGATGGGACGGAGGTCTCGGGGGAGGACGCCTGCAGGGTGTCCTTCGCGCTGGGGATGGTCCTGGACCGCTATTACCTCGACAGCCTCTATGGGGCCGTCCTCCCTGTCGGGGGGGTGGAGGGCCGCCTGCTCGCCTGGCTGGCGGGGGTTCGCGTGGACCTGGTGAACCTCTACTGGATCTACCGCTGCAGGCGTTTCTTCGGCCTGTCGCCGGAACAGGCATTGGCCACGGTGACGCGGTCCCGCTACCGCGCGGACTTCGGCCTGCTCTCCCGCGCCGCGTTCTCGGAGCTTTCGGCCTGGGACGACGTTTTGGAGGGTACGCCCTATGCCGGAATCTTCCGTTCGGACGAGGCGGACCCTTCCCTCAGGGAGGCGGAGGTGGAGCTTCACCTGTGCAGGGCCCTCCGCCGCGTCGCCGGGGATGTGTTTCGGTCCGGGGCTCCGGGATGGCACAACGTCGGGGCCTACCTGATGCTGAAGGGCTTCGAGGTCCGGGACCTGATCACGGTCATCGAGGCCGTGCGATACGATTACGACCGCAGGAGGGTCGGTCGGCTGTTGATCCTGAACGACCTGGCCGGTGGGGAAGGAGGCGGGCGCTGA
- a CDS encoding V-type ATPase 116kDa subunit family protein — protein sequence MAVVRMAGVSLVGPRDEIEAMALRLLETGDFEPMSPEVMLSGGRLSSRIQTCRSGRCDALLEKLERLRGLAGNPAPAPGRRAPDGASGIPSSAISFTEVSFSELEERVNRLSRLAEVWQDRLEHLRMEHGRCRAMLEFAHALEALGLPPSLLASSSCCRVVLGSLTGENWQRLREIASAGPALLLPLFEEEGRTTVAAFCESSYGAALEKLLTGVHMRVFETAIQELAAGGGAQLSARLDFLEAEIGRCRDMPVLYTGENRVELERLYGMVYAMQRVYSLCRMGGEFDDMVVVSGWMPEEACGELRALAGREAPHTVVLTEDGASLESKGSELPTLLRNTPVARRFQEIVRLYSLPSYSELDPTLVVSVSFCLFFGFMFGDVGHGLALILGTWLMERRGWMGRALASVMKVAGASAVLFGILYGSVFGSEELIPPLWISPMKHVNTLLPTAVGVGIAFLSLGILLRIRSLARRRRWGEAVFSPEGGAGLAFYWLALAFGVLSLEGTLASWESRIFIAALLLLLCAMLLGNVLARRVFRGESVDEGGAVHLFSVFHALLNFIGNTASFVRLAAFALNHAGLCAAVFMLGQMVEHVPGGKVLHALVLVVGHLVIIGLEGLIVFIQTLRLEYYEFFGKFYRGGGREFRPVLWRRSARERGHAG from the coding sequence ATGGCCGTCGTGAGGATGGCGGGGGTCTCCCTTGTCGGCCCCCGGGACGAGATTGAGGCGATGGCACTGAGGCTGCTGGAGACCGGAGATTTTGAACCGATGTCCCCCGAGGTGATGTTGTCCGGGGGAAGGCTGAGCTCCCGGATTCAGACCTGCCGGAGCGGCCGCTGCGACGCGCTGCTGGAGAAGCTGGAGCGGCTGAGGGGGCTGGCGGGGAACCCGGCCCCGGCTCCGGGCCGAAGGGCGCCGGACGGAGCCTCCGGAATTCCCTCTTCGGCGATTTCTTTTACGGAGGTTTCCTTTTCGGAATTGGAGGAGCGCGTGAATCGGCTCTCGCGCCTGGCCGAGGTCTGGCAGGACAGGCTGGAGCACCTTCGGATGGAGCACGGGCGCTGCAGGGCCATGCTCGAGTTCGCCCATGCCCTGGAGGCGCTGGGGCTTCCGCCCTCCCTGCTGGCGTCATCCTCCTGCTGCCGGGTGGTCCTGGGGAGCCTTACCGGGGAGAACTGGCAGCGGCTGAGGGAGATAGCCTCCGCAGGGCCCGCCCTGCTCCTTCCGCTCTTCGAGGAGGAGGGGAGGACGACGGTGGCCGCGTTCTGCGAGTCCTCCTATGGAGCGGCGCTGGAGAAGCTTCTGACTGGGGTGCACATGCGCGTGTTCGAGACGGCGATCCAGGAGCTCGCGGCCGGCGGCGGGGCGCAGCTGTCCGCCCGCCTCGATTTTCTGGAGGCGGAGATCGGGAGGTGCCGGGACATGCCGGTCCTCTATACCGGGGAGAACCGTGTCGAGCTGGAGAGGCTTTACGGCATGGTCTATGCCATGCAGCGCGTTTACTCGCTCTGCCGGATGGGGGGCGAGTTCGACGACATGGTGGTTGTCTCGGGGTGGATGCCCGAGGAGGCCTGCGGGGAGCTGCGCGCTCTGGCGGGCCGGGAGGCGCCCCATACCGTTGTCCTCACGGAGGACGGGGCCTCCCTCGAGTCGAAGGGAAGCGAGCTTCCCACCCTGCTGCGCAATACCCCGGTGGCGCGCCGGTTCCAGGAGATCGTGAGGCTCTACAGCCTGCCCTCCTACAGCGAGCTGGACCCGACGCTCGTCGTCTCGGTCAGCTTCTGCCTGTTCTTCGGATTCATGTTCGGGGACGTGGGGCACGGCCTCGCCCTGATCCTCGGCACGTGGCTGATGGAGCGAAGGGGCTGGATGGGGAGGGCCCTGGCGTCCGTCATGAAGGTGGCCGGGGCCTCGGCGGTCCTCTTCGGCATCCTCTACGGCAGCGTCTTCGGGAGTGAGGAGCTGATCCCACCCCTCTGGATATCCCCCATGAAACACGTGAACACGCTCCTCCCCACAGCGGTTGGGGTGGGAATAGCGTTCCTCTCGCTCGGCATTCTCCTCCGAATCCGGTCCCTGGCCCGCAGGAGGAGGTGGGGCGAGGCCGTGTTCTCCCCCGAAGGGGGGGCGGGGCTGGCCTTCTACTGGCTGGCCCTGGCCTTTGGGGTCCTGTCCCTCGAGGGGACGCTCGCCTCCTGGGAGAGCCGGATCTTCATCGCCGCCCTTCTCCTGCTCCTCTGTGCGATGCTCCTTGGAAACGTCCTGGCCCGCCGCGTGTTCCGGGGGGAGTCCGTGGACGAGGGGGGTGCGGTTCACCTGTTCTCGGTCTTCCACGCCCTGCTGAACTTCATCGGCAACACGGCGTCGTTCGTGCGTCTGGCGGCGTTTGCCCTGAACCATGCGGGGCTCTGCGCGGCGGTGTTCATGCTGGGGCAGATGGTGGAGCACGTGCCCGGCGGCAAGGTGCTCCACGCGCTTGTCCTGGTGGTGGGGCATCTCGTCATCATCGGGCTCGAGGGCCTGATCGTGTTCATCCAGACGCTGCGCCTGGAGTACTACGAATTTTTCGGGAAGTTCTATCGCGGCGGAGGGCGGGAGTTTCGTCCCGTCCTCTGGAGGAGGAGCGCGCGGGAACGGGGACACGCGGGTTGA
- a CDS encoding ATP synthase subunit C: MLSVLGVAVFSAVLVGYGVWTRRTGRVPRAPRTALASWMGASVLMLCLSAAAAFAQESGAYAGTAAGMGFIGAALSTGLACVGAGIGVAFVGAAALGVVGEKPSMFGTTLIYIGLAEGIAIYGLVISLFILGKI, encoded by the coding sequence ATGCTGAGTGTTCTTGGGGTTGCGGTTTTCTCTGCGGTGCTGGTCGGCTATGGGGTTTGGACAAGGAGGACGGGGCGCGTTCCCCGCGCCCCGAGGACGGCCCTGGCCTCCTGGATGGGCGCGTCCGTGCTGATGCTTTGTCTCTCTGCCGCGGCCGCGTTCGCGCAGGAGTCCGGGGCCTACGCCGGGACCGCGGCGGGGATGGGCTTCATCGGCGCCGCGCTCTCGACGGGCCTGGCCTGCGTCGGTGCGGGCATCGGCGTCGCGTTCGTCGGCGCCGCGGCGCTTGGGGTCGTGGGGGAGAAGCCCTCGATGTTCGGAACCACGCTGATCTATATCGGGCTTGCGGAGGGGATCGCCATCTACGGGCTCGTCATCTCCCTGTTCATCCTGGGAAAAATTTAG
- a CDS encoding V-type ATP synthase subunit F, whose protein sequence is MKAFLISDNHDTLVLMKLAGIKGVVAHGREESLKAFSQALSMRDLGVLLVTEIVAETVPDKVGEMRGSGTLPLLVEIPDRHGSRRGEDFLTRYIREAIGVRLE, encoded by the coding sequence ATGAAGGCCTTCCTGATCAGCGACAACCACGACACCCTGGTGCTGATGAAGCTGGCCGGGATCAAGGGGGTCGTGGCGCACGGGCGGGAGGAGAGCCTCAAGGCCTTTTCTCAGGCCCTTTCGATGAGGGACCTCGGCGTCCTTCTCGTGACGGAGATCGTGGCGGAGACCGTCCCCGACAAGGTCGGCGAGATGCGCGGGAGCGGGACCCTGCCCCTTTTGGTCGAGATCCCGGATCGGCATGGGAGCCGGAGGGGAGAGGATTTTTTGACGCGGTACATCCGCGAGGCGATAGGGGTGAGGCTTGAATGA